In one Lycium barbarum isolate Lr01 chromosome 7, ASM1917538v2, whole genome shotgun sequence genomic region, the following are encoded:
- the LOC132603929 gene encoding 21 kDa seed protein-like → MKIMLLLFSLAFLFSLTTSTNDAPNQLSSVVRDTDGRPLKSNTRYSIHAACWGEGGGGLLLFNLGDQEQDRCPTSVVQTLTDTYNGLGAYIKPKDSKQDKIQESSPVNIKFNPRGSLCDDWTVLKVDSYPEPADKYTISTGAKLGNPLDQNSWFQIKSLGGSAYKLVFCPHDEENCKDVGLVDQRGYRRLAITEDAWPFVFIKEASKYGKALSDE, encoded by the coding sequence ATGAAGATCATGTTGCTCTTGTTTTCCCTAGCATTCCTTTTTAGCTTAACAACTTCCACAAATGATGCTCCAAACCAGCTATCGAGTGTTGTCCGCGATACAGATGGTCGTCCCCTCAAGAGCAATACTAGGTACTCCATTCATGCAGCTTGTTGGGGAGAAGGCGGCGGAGGTCTACTGCTTTTTAATCTTGGAGATCAAGAACAAGATCGTTGTCCCACATCGGTGGTGCAAACCCTTACTGACACCTACAATGGTCTTGGAGCCTACATCAAGCCTAAAGATAGCAAACAAGACAAGATTCAGGAATCCTCCCCGGTAAACATCAAGTTCAATCCTCGTGGTTCTTTATGTGATGACTGGACTGTGTTGAAGGTCGACAGCTACCCTGAACCCGCGGATAAGTACACCATAAGCACAGGTGCAAAGTTGGGAAATCCCCTTGACCAGAACAGCTGGTTTCAGATTAAGTCTCTTGGTGGCTCGGCCTACAAGCTAGTCTTCTGTCCCCATGACGAGGAGAATTGCAAGGATGTTGGCCTCGTCGATCAACGTGGATATAGGCGTTTGGCTATTACAGAGGATGCCTGGCCCTTTGTGTTCATAAAGGAGGCCAGTAAATATGGAAAGGCCCTTTCCGACGAATAA